A genomic stretch from Terriglobus sp. RCC_193 includes:
- a CDS encoding TonB-dependent receptor: protein MRRPRSLLAIVSVAFSLTAVAQNATVVHVQDLAGAALPHATVLLHCNGSADRTLPVDAEGIARFTATEATCTLRITANGFASRRYALQRGESEIALRLQPVTQAEVTVSADESLPLANSPTAQHTLNAKQLAAVPVFNASTGFTDILTRTTPGVAADANGFAHPLGEHADTSISLDGQPITDQQAKVFSNQIDPNIIHTLTATTGAPPAEFGDKTSLVITVNTKSGLAHKPFGTFSSSYGSFGTWSQNLALGTGGQRWGEFLAIGANGSERFLDTPEFVPMHANGNGQGAFNRLDFQPNAANQLHLNLGAGRSWFQTPNSYDTAATGQDQRSQIRNANIALGWTHIFTPHLLTSFTPFYRHDEAQYFPTENHLADATATLAQNRTLTNTGFRLEGEYIHGPHTAKIGGTYWHTLLHERFAVALTDPLYNALCVDAAGDPVAAQGVTSTSGCATAGYSINPDFLPNLLPYDLTRGGSLFRFNQSVDVVQSAFYAQDEIKLGNWVLSPGLRYDIYNGLSRGRQVQPRFAMSWRAPWTHTVLRGSYARLYETPYNENLIFANESSANGTGTNPFASYRSEPVRPATRNQFNTGFEQAFGNHLSVNADYYWKFTRNDFDFDTLFNTPITFSVAWRKSKIDGLALSVNLHDWHGLTVFSVMGHVRSRFFTPQTGGLIFNSVPSAPVFRIDHGEEFEQTTDIRYELPTRLIGSHKPYVSGTWRYNSGLALPSTVPTYLDALQLTADEQSQMGLHCGNDYATPTRAIRECSASAFGATRIRIPAYGTEDDDRNPVRVTPRTLFDLTAGDDRLFRFEHMTVGARVAVLNVTNRVALYNFLSTFSGTHFVPPRTLQGSLQFSF from the coding sequence ATGCGACGCCCTCGAAGTCTTCTTGCTATTGTTTCTGTTGCTTTTTCGCTGACTGCTGTTGCGCAGAATGCCACGGTGGTCCATGTGCAGGACCTCGCAGGCGCAGCTTTGCCCCACGCTACCGTGCTGCTCCACTGCAATGGAAGCGCGGATCGAACATTGCCAGTGGATGCGGAGGGAATCGCTCGTTTCACCGCCACGGAAGCAACCTGTACGCTGCGCATCACGGCAAACGGTTTTGCCTCCCGGCGCTACGCCTTGCAGCGAGGCGAAAGCGAGATTGCGCTGCGGCTGCAACCTGTTACGCAGGCAGAGGTGACAGTTTCCGCAGACGAGTCGCTGCCACTTGCCAACAGCCCGACAGCGCAACACACTCTGAACGCGAAGCAGCTTGCGGCTGTGCCTGTCTTCAACGCCTCCACGGGATTTACAGACATCCTGACGCGCACCACACCGGGTGTGGCTGCAGATGCCAATGGCTTTGCCCATCCTCTCGGCGAGCACGCCGACACTTCCATCTCGCTCGACGGCCAGCCCATCACGGACCAGCAGGCCAAGGTCTTCTCCAACCAGATCGACCCGAATATCATTCACACGCTCACCGCTACGACCGGTGCGCCTCCCGCAGAATTTGGCGACAAGACCAGCCTCGTCATCACCGTGAACACAAAGTCGGGTCTTGCCCACAAGCCCTTCGGTACGTTCTCCAGCAGCTATGGCAGTTTCGGTACCTGGTCACAGAATCTGGCTCTCGGCACAGGCGGCCAACGCTGGGGCGAGTTTCTGGCAATCGGCGCCAACGGCTCCGAGCGTTTTCTCGACACGCCGGAATTCGTCCCCATGCACGCAAACGGCAATGGTCAGGGTGCATTCAATCGGCTGGATTTCCAACCAAACGCAGCGAACCAGCTTCATCTGAATCTGGGGGCAGGACGCTCCTGGTTTCAAACACCCAACAGCTACGACACCGCTGCGACAGGGCAGGACCAGCGCAGCCAGATCCGCAATGCAAACATCGCCCTGGGCTGGACGCACATCTTTACGCCTCACCTTCTGACCAGCTTCACACCCTTCTACCGTCATGATGAAGCGCAATACTTTCCCACGGAAAATCATCTCGCCGACGCCACTGCAACACTCGCGCAGAATCGAACACTCACCAACACCGGCTTTCGTCTGGAAGGCGAATACATCCACGGCCCGCACACAGCCAAGATCGGCGGCACCTATTGGCACACACTGCTGCATGAGCGCTTTGCCGTCGCTCTTACCGATCCGCTTTACAACGCGCTCTGCGTCGATGCCGCGGGCGATCCTGTGGCCGCACAGGGTGTTACTTCCACCAGCGGATGCGCAACCGCCGGATACAGCATCAACCCAGACTTCCTGCCCAACCTCCTGCCCTACGACCTCACGCGGGGCGGCTCGCTCTTCCGTTTCAACCAGTCAGTCGATGTGGTGCAATCCGCGTTCTACGCGCAGGACGAAATCAAACTGGGCAACTGGGTGCTGAGCCCCGGTCTTCGCTACGACATCTACAACGGTCTGAGCCGTGGCCGCCAGGTGCAGCCACGCTTCGCAATGAGTTGGCGCGCGCCGTGGACGCATACGGTATTGCGCGGCTCGTATGCGCGACTCTATGAAACGCCGTACAACGAGAACCTCATCTTCGCCAACGAAAGCTCTGCAAACGGCACCGGCACCAATCCATTCGCCAGCTACCGTTCTGAGCCGGTCCGTCCCGCAACACGCAACCAGTTCAACACCGGCTTCGAGCAGGCATTCGGCAATCATCTCAGCGTCAACGCCGACTACTACTGGAAGTTCACGCGTAACGACTTCGACTTTGACACGCTCTTCAATACGCCCATCACGTTCAGCGTAGCGTGGCGCAAATCGAAGATCGACGGACTTGCCCTCAGCGTCAATCTGCACGACTGGCACGGCCTCACCGTATTCAGCGTCATGGGCCATGTCCGCTCACGGTTCTTCACACCGCAGACGGGCGGTCTTATCTTCAACAGCGTGCCGTCAGCTCCGGTCTTTCGCATCGACCACGGCGAAGAGTTCGAACAAACCACGGACATACGCTATGAGCTTCCCACTCGCCTGATCGGATCGCACAAACCTTACGTCTCTGGCACATGGCGTTACAACAGTGGTCTCGCGCTGCCGAGTACAGTTCCCACGTATCTGGACGCCCTCCAGCTCACAGCGGACGAGCAATCGCAGATGGGCCTGCACTGCGGCAACGATTACGCCACACCAACGCGAGCCATACGCGAGTGCAGCGCCTCAGCCTTTGGCGCAACACGCATCCGCATCCCGGCCTATGGCACGGAAGATGACGACAGAAATCCCGTACGCGTCACGCCGCGAACGCTGTTCGATCTCACCGCAGGCGACGACCGTCTCTTCCGCTTCGAACATATGACAGTAGGAGCGCGCGTAGCCGTATTGAATGTGACCAACAGGGTTGCCCTGTACAACTTCCTCTCCACCTTCAGCGGAACGCATTTCGTTCCGCCAAGAACTTTGCAGGGAAGCCTTCAGTTTTCTTTCTAG
- the rpoZ gene encoding DNA-directed RNA polymerase subunit omega has protein sequence MNESSQALNGIDDALLNKYSLVKGAARRARQLQSGAAPLVHTNSMKACRVAQDEIRDGYVRYFVKPSPKAILPSAL, from the coding sequence ATGAATGAATCATCGCAAGCCCTGAACGGTATCGACGACGCTCTGCTCAATAAGTACAGCCTGGTCAAGGGAGCCGCACGCCGCGCGCGTCAGCTTCAGTCCGGTGCTGCTCCGCTGGTCCACACCAACAGTATGAAAGCCTGCCGCGTGGCGCAGGACGAAATCCGCGACGGATACGTGCGGTATTTCGTAAAGCCTTCACCGAAGGCCATTCTGCCGTCTGCACTGTAA
- a CDS encoding DNA-binding response regulator, translating to MSVSGQSTGGRLRIGVVSSDALRIEGLRAILEETCDIIPMTAPETLRDDDLTMVLIDMPEDDLPALMATLRRARPGLRLIVLGTRSDPGFIQKVVASGAKGYLLHTANHREITMAVEVVADGSIWAPRKVLASLIDTIAPTEGRAPEIRLTAREREVIDLLIAGRANREIAATLGVETKTVKSHVGRLLQKFGVPNRVALTVRALEMQIGREL from the coding sequence GTGAGCGTCTCTGGGCAATCGACGGGTGGGCGACTGCGGATTGGTGTCGTCAGTAGCGACGCTCTCCGCATTGAGGGCCTCCGCGCCATCCTGGAGGAGACCTGCGACATCATCCCCATGACGGCGCCGGAGACCCTCCGCGACGACGACCTGACGATGGTGCTGATCGACATGCCGGAGGATGACCTTCCGGCTCTTATGGCCACCCTGCGTCGTGCACGCCCCGGTCTGCGCCTCATCGTTCTCGGCACACGCAGCGATCCTGGATTCATCCAGAAGGTCGTAGCCAGCGGCGCCAAGGGATATCTTCTCCACACCGCCAACCATCGGGAGATCACCATGGCCGTTGAGGTCGTGGCCGACGGTTCTATCTGGGCGCCACGCAAAGTCCTCGCCAGCCTGATTGACACCATTGCTCCAACGGAAGGCAGAGCGCCGGAGATTCGACTTACTGCTCGGGAACGCGAAGTCATTGATCTGCTCATCGCAGGCCGCGCCAATCGCGAGATCGCCGCGACACTTGGTGTCGAGACCAAAACGGTCAAGAGTCATGTCGGACGTCTCCTGCAGAAGTTCGGTGTACCCAACCGTGTTGCCCTGACGGTGCGTGCTCTCGAAATGCAGATCGGCAGAGAACTCTAA
- a CDS encoding GNAT family N-acetyltransferase, with the protein MPDRHDYGGGVGEEAMTELTMRPMQSQADADAFRTLNEAWITKLFRLEEKDRTTLNDPHTTILATGGQVYVAEMDGRIVGTAAWVRYAEGIYELSKMAVDSTVRGQGIGRKLLLYMIDQARSLGAHTVFLGSSKKLQNAVHLYEAVGFHHVPPSELPEMKYDRADVFMKMEMVPPSGV; encoded by the coding sequence ATGCCTGATCGACATGATTACGGTGGAGGTGTGGGAGAAGAAGCAATGACGGAGCTAACCATGCGCCCCATGCAATCTCAGGCGGATGCCGATGCATTTCGTACTTTGAACGAGGCATGGATCACGAAACTATTTCGCCTGGAAGAGAAGGACCGCACCACGCTCAACGATCCACACACCACGATCCTCGCAACCGGAGGCCAGGTGTATGTGGCAGAAATGGACGGGCGTATTGTCGGAACAGCCGCGTGGGTTCGCTATGCCGAGGGCATCTACGAACTCTCAAAGATGGCTGTGGACAGCACGGTGCGTGGGCAGGGCATCGGAAGAAAACTACTGCTTTACATGATCGATCAGGCACGCTCTCTGGGCGCGCACACGGTGTTTCTCGGCAGCAGCAAGAAACTTCAGAACGCCGTGCACTTGTATGAAGCTGTGGGCTTTCATCATGTCCCTCCCTCCGAACTTCCAGAGATGAAATACGACCGCGCGGACGTCTTCATGAAGATGGAGATGGTGCCACCTTCCGGCGTTTGA
- a CDS encoding uracil-DNA glycosylase, producing MRGYLEYLRDLGIYDVYRTSDPSDDPALAAWWKSVASPVAASAPANPQRPATSSASAPPRPAAPVQRPSPSSAPPRPPMPSSNRAPDIVITPPTAAAVPPLAYDFDQAPAPTGQYAPPAMPLVSFNKLAPLPTERVAPADKAVALQRVRNIIGDCTRCPLAYAGRRNIVFADGDPNAELMFVGEGPGADEDASGIPFVGKAGQLLNNMITAMGLKREQVYIANVVKCRPPQNRTPEPKEANTCSPFLLQQVDIVQPKVIVALGATAATYLLGVKQSLANLRGQWHDVRGAKCAVTYHPAFLLRDPRQKGEAWKDLQRVMVELGLKPPARS from the coding sequence TTGCGTGGGTACCTTGAGTACCTTCGCGACCTGGGAATTTACGACGTGTATCGCACCAGCGATCCGTCAGACGATCCTGCGCTTGCCGCATGGTGGAAGTCGGTTGCCTCGCCCGTAGCGGCTTCTGCACCTGCAAATCCTCAGCGTCCCGCAACCTCCAGCGCGTCCGCTCCACCGCGACCCGCCGCGCCGGTACAGCGTCCCTCTCCATCCTCTGCACCACCGCGTCCGCCCATGCCATCGAGCAATCGCGCACCGGACATTGTCATCACACCGCCCACAGCCGCGGCTGTACCGCCTCTCGCATATGACTTCGACCAGGCGCCAGCGCCCACAGGACAGTACGCACCCCCTGCCATGCCACTTGTCAGCTTTAACAAACTCGCACCCCTGCCCACGGAGCGCGTCGCGCCTGCGGACAAAGCCGTCGCGCTGCAGCGCGTCCGCAACATCATCGGCGATTGCACGCGTTGCCCCCTGGCCTACGCCGGACGTCGCAACATTGTCTTCGCCGACGGCGACCCCAACGCCGAACTTATGTTCGTCGGCGAAGGCCCCGGAGCCGACGAGGACGCCAGCGGTATCCCCTTCGTAGGCAAGGCAGGGCAGTTGCTCAACAACATGATTACCGCTATGGGCCTCAAGCGCGAACAGGTCTACATTGCCAACGTGGTCAAGTGCCGTCCACCGCAGAACCGCACACCAGAACCGAAAGAAGCCAACACCTGCTCACCCTTCCTTCTGCAACAGGTGGACATCGTGCAGCCAAAGGTCATCGTGGCACTCGGTGCCACGGCGGCAACCTACCTGCTCGGTGTAAAGCAATCCCTCGCCAATCTGCGGGGCCAGTGGCATGACGTGCGCGGAGCCAAATGCGCTGTCACCTACCATCCTGCCTTCCTTCTGCGCGACCCACGCCAGAAAGGCGAGGCATGGAAGGATCTCCAACGCGTCATGGTGGAACTCGGCCTGAAGCCACCAGCCCGCAGCTAA
- a CDS encoding LysR substrate-binding domain-containing protein, translating to MDSDLELKHLRSFVAVAEELHFGRAAQKLYLAQPALSQQIRRMEEIVGSPLFTRTSRSVALTSAGKVLLERAHRTLRNVRLDLEETRSIARGESGRLNVGFVGSSMLATLPAVFRQYRSAFPRVQIHLHESFTSRVVSGLLDGTLDAGILRDSDPQPDLEVETLFTERYLAVLPSQHPRANQQTIHASVLRDEPFVFYSRVAGSVAFDKPLSLCGGAGFRPRVVQEASHWLSIVRLVAAGFGVSIAPACVATIAEKGVVYVPLRGATEVSHVELAFRRGEQRPIVQGFARMARTIGRTRP from the coding sequence ATGGATTCCGATCTGGAGCTGAAACACCTGCGGTCGTTCGTTGCGGTTGCGGAGGAGTTACATTTTGGCCGTGCGGCCCAAAAGCTCTACCTGGCGCAGCCGGCGCTTTCACAGCAGATCCGGCGCATGGAAGAGATCGTTGGATCGCCTCTGTTTACGCGCACTTCGCGCTCTGTTGCTTTGACTTCCGCCGGTAAGGTTCTGCTGGAGCGTGCGCACCGCACCCTGCGCAATGTACGACTTGACCTGGAAGAGACGCGCAGCATTGCTCGCGGTGAAAGCGGAAGACTGAATGTTGGGTTCGTTGGTTCCAGCATGTTGGCGACGCTGCCCGCCGTGTTTCGACAATATCGCTCTGCCTTTCCCCGCGTGCAGATTCACCTGCATGAATCCTTCACATCGCGCGTGGTGAGCGGACTGCTGGACGGCACGCTGGATGCCGGCATTCTGCGCGACAGCGATCCGCAGCCGGATCTGGAAGTTGAAACGCTGTTCACGGAGCGCTATCTTGCCGTGCTTCCGAGTCAACATCCACGCGCGAATCAGCAGACAATCCATGCGTCCGTACTGCGCGATGAGCCTTTCGTGTTTTACTCGCGTGTGGCGGGCAGCGTTGCTTTCGATAAGCCGCTGTCACTTTGTGGTGGTGCGGGGTTTCGTCCGCGCGTGGTGCAGGAGGCTTCACACTGGCTCAGCATTGTGCGGCTGGTGGCAGCAGGCTTCGGTGTCTCCATTGCACCGGCGTGCGTTGCAACCATTGCAGAGAAAGGCGTGGTGTATGTTCCGCTGCGCGGCGCCACAGAGGTCAGCCATGTGGAACTGGCTTTCCGCAGGGGTGAACAGCGGCCCATTGTGCAGGGTTTTGCACGCATGGCTCGCACCATTGGCAGAACCAGGCCCTAG
- the gmk gene encoding guanylate kinase, whose product MAGILFIISAPSGSGKSTLVGELRKYVEGLEFSVSYTTRAPRGSEEDGREYHFTTRENFERMIQEDAFLEWADVFGNYYGTARAALAHAAENNHDLLLDIDVQGALQVIERMPDAISIFILPPSPGVLETRLRNRSAAERMTDEAVIELRLRQAHGELEHVSKYRFAIVNNVLDTAAAELRAIVLQARGVASPADIALADGCRTQISPEGVHQVLEQFAAAPLPPAK is encoded by the coding sequence ATGGCAGGTATTCTCTTCATCATCTCTGCGCCCAGCGGCTCCGGTAAGAGCACACTCGTCGGCGAACTGCGAAAGTATGTGGAGGGGCTGGAATTCTCCGTCTCATACACCACCCGCGCACCTCGCGGCAGTGAAGAGGATGGGCGCGAATACCACTTCACCACGCGCGAAAATTTTGAACGCATGATTCAGGAAGACGCGTTCCTTGAGTGGGCAGACGTCTTCGGCAATTACTACGGAACCGCGCGTGCCGCACTGGCCCACGCCGCAGAGAATAACCACGATCTTCTTCTGGATATCGATGTGCAGGGTGCGCTGCAGGTGATAGAACGCATGCCGGACGCCATCTCCATCTTCATCCTTCCGCCCAGTCCCGGTGTGCTGGAAACACGCCTTCGCAATCGCAGCGCCGCCGAACGCATGACGGACGAAGCAGTAATTGAACTTCGTCTCCGCCAGGCACACGGCGAACTGGAACATGTGTCGAAGTATCGCTTCGCCATCGTGAACAACGTGCTGGATACCGCAGCTGCGGAACTTCGCGCTATCGTGTTGCAAGCACGCGGTGTAGCTTCGCCGGCAGATATTGCATTGGCCGACGGATGCCGCACACAGATATCACCAGAAGGTGTCCATCAGGTGCTGGAACAGTTTGCCGCTGCACCGCTACCACCGGCGAAGTAA
- a CDS encoding lipid-binding SYLF domain-containing protein, translated as MVVVVTIPALAADKAKLNERLTDSQNIINEIMATPDKSIPVSILGGAECVVVIPAYKKGAFIVGAQYGQGVATCRTGHGWSAPVFVQLTGGSVGFQIGGQSTDLVLIAMNQNGLQEMLKNKFKIGADAAASAGPVGRNAQAGTDWKLNAEFLTYSRSKGLFAGINLDGTVLSQNVDDTRTYYGTATPFSTILNGNIATPPDARPFVGTVAKYFVATRKK; from the coding sequence ATGGTAGTTGTCGTCACGATCCCTGCTCTGGCTGCCGACAAGGCAAAGCTCAATGAGCGTCTGACCGACTCCCAGAACATCATCAACGAAATTATGGCAACACCGGATAAATCCATTCCGGTATCCATCCTTGGTGGCGCCGAGTGTGTGGTGGTGATTCCTGCTTACAAGAAGGGTGCATTCATCGTGGGCGCGCAATACGGCCAGGGTGTGGCCACCTGCCGAACCGGCCACGGCTGGAGCGCTCCGGTCTTCGTCCAGCTTACGGGCGGCAGCGTCGGCTTCCAGATTGGCGGCCAGTCCACGGATCTGGTGCTGATCGCCATGAATCAGAATGGCTTGCAGGAGATGCTGAAGAATAAGTTCAAGATTGGCGCGGATGCCGCTGCCTCTGCCGGTCCGGTGGGTCGCAACGCGCAGGCGGGGACTGACTGGAAGCTCAACGCGGAGTTCCTCACCTACTCGCGTTCCAAGGGCCTTTTCGCCGGCATCAACCTGGATGGAACGGTGCTCTCGCAGAACGTGGATGACACGCGCACATATTACGGCACGGCGACGCCGTTCAGCACCATCCTGAATGGCAACATTGCCACCCCGCCCGATGCCCGTCCGTTCGTCGGCACCGTCGCGAAATACTTTGTAGCCACCCGTAAGAAGTAA
- a CDS encoding HU family DNA-binding protein, with protein MIKQDLIQRVVDRTGLPRTRAEQAVEDILKGVKKALTAGDRIELRGFGVFTVKPRKTGIGRNPRTGTEVDIEPGRAVRFKPGKDLQELDKPLASKAE; from the coding sequence GTGATCAAGCAGGACCTGATTCAGCGAGTCGTGGACCGTACTGGTCTGCCGAGAACACGTGCCGAGCAGGCCGTGGAAGACATTTTGAAGGGCGTGAAAAAGGCGCTTACCGCAGGAGACCGCATTGAGCTGCGCGGCTTCGGCGTCTTCACGGTGAAACCACGGAAGACCGGCATTGGTCGTAATCCACGCACCGGAACCGAAGTGGATATTGAGCCCGGACGCGCCGTGCGCTTCAAGCCTGGCAAGGACCTGCAGGAATTGGATAAGCCACTGGCGAGCAAGGCCGAATAG
- the dcd gene encoding dCTP deaminase — MSIKSDKWIREQATKHGMIEPFSEKQVSQGCISYGLSSYGYDLRVSDEFKIFTNVNSAIIDPKAFDERSFVTVEAESVIVPPNSFALARSIEYFRIPRDVLTICVGKSTYARCGIIVNVTPFEPEWEGYVTLEISNTTPLPAKVYANEGLCQILFFQSDEVCETSYADRSGKYQGQQGIVLPKL, encoded by the coding sequence ATGTCGATCAAGAGCGATAAGTGGATCCGGGAGCAGGCAACGAAGCATGGCATGATCGAGCCCTTCAGCGAGAAGCAGGTGAGCCAGGGCTGCATCTCCTATGGGCTTTCGTCTTATGGCTATGATCTGCGAGTGTCCGACGAGTTCAAAATCTTCACCAACGTGAACAGCGCCATCATTGACCCCAAGGCCTTCGATGAGCGCTCTTTCGTCACGGTGGAAGCAGAGAGCGTTATCGTTCCGCCCAATTCTTTTGCGCTTGCCCGGTCCATCGAATACTTCCGCATCCCCCGCGATGTCCTCACGATCTGCGTTGGCAAATCCACATACGCGCGCTGCGGCATCATCGTGAACGTCACGCCGTTTGAACCGGAATGGGAGGGCTACGTTACCCTCGAAATCTCCAATACCACGCCGCTGCCGGCAAAGGTCTACGCGAATGAAGGCCTCTGCCAGATCCTCTTCTTCCAGTCAGACGAGGTATGCGAAACCAGCTATGCGGACCGTTCCGGAAAGTACCAAGGGCAGCAGGGAATCGTGCTGCCGAAATTGTGA
- the priA gene encoding primosomal protein N', whose protein sequence is MSFFVDVALPVPLDRSFTYRVDGEAPAIGARVLVPFSGQRLMGVILRVHSREPEGEFEVKPVQQVLDDASLLPEELLRLAEWIAQYYVAPLGEVLRGMLPLTAEIRRVFLYRIAEQGRRVLYEGAEKGSSRRSKLSPEEQNREYAVLNALESGNALKLAQLRSATGAGKALLEGMVRKRWLTREVEADERDARRTERVAVLVEDVRLPKLNDNQMRILAELTAVGGRMPVRHLRDLPVPDSTLTTLVRRGLVIVEDAPLAFHLGGVHAEGKKHAHEHALNETQMEALASIAASLVESSFKPHLLYGVTGSGKTAVYFAAMQRVLAAGKAALLLVPEIGLTPAMAGQMYAAFGDEVALLHSQLSPDERAEQWHRIRRGQARVVVGTRSAVFAPVPSLGVIIVDEEHDSSYKQEETPRYHGRDVAVMRAKLLDIPVILGSATPSLESWNNAQTGRYTLLKMEQRVANRPLPEVELVDMRAEFQQTGAEHLFSRRLIEETQATLDRGEQAIILLNRRGYSYVVLCRSCGEKIECENCAIAMTFHKPVHGSDLHAEPGERLECHYCGYRRNVPKTCPKCSSEHLYYMGAGSQQGEERLQEIFPSARIGRMDRDTVRGRGDMERLLQRLHSGEINLLVGTQMIAKGHDIHGVTTVGVVGCDHALGMPDFRAAERVFQLLTQVSGRAGRGEKPGRVLVQSYHVDHYAVRCAAAHDYEGFVRREMQFRRPFFYPPFGVLTNVLIQSQDMGEAMRWSGELGRWFHTASVPGVRMLGPAAAPVSRLKRIYRYHLLLKAQKRSDLQAGLRNMLRHAERKGIPRNAIIVDVDAISLM, encoded by the coding sequence GTGTCTTTCTTTGTAGACGTCGCCTTGCCTGTTCCGTTAGACCGATCTTTTACATATCGGGTCGACGGCGAGGCGCCCGCCATCGGCGCGCGTGTGCTCGTACCCTTCAGCGGACAACGGCTGATGGGCGTGATCCTGCGCGTGCATTCGCGGGAACCGGAGGGCGAATTTGAGGTGAAACCGGTGCAGCAGGTGCTGGACGACGCCTCACTCCTGCCGGAAGAGCTCCTGCGCCTCGCGGAGTGGATCGCGCAGTATTACGTGGCGCCGCTGGGCGAGGTCCTGCGCGGCATGTTGCCGCTCACCGCGGAAATCCGTCGCGTGTTTCTCTATCGGATTGCGGAACAGGGCCGCCGGGTTTTGTATGAGGGCGCAGAAAAGGGTTCATCGCGCCGCTCAAAACTCTCGCCCGAAGAGCAAAACCGCGAATACGCCGTGCTGAACGCGCTGGAAAGCGGCAATGCACTGAAACTAGCTCAACTGCGCTCCGCCACAGGAGCAGGGAAAGCTCTGCTGGAAGGCATGGTGCGCAAACGCTGGCTCACCCGCGAAGTTGAGGCGGACGAGCGTGACGCGCGCCGCACCGAACGCGTTGCCGTGTTGGTGGAAGACGTGCGCCTGCCCAAACTGAACGACAACCAGATGCGCATCCTCGCGGAACTCACAGCCGTGGGCGGACGTATGCCGGTGCGCCACCTGCGCGATCTTCCCGTGCCGGATTCCACGCTGACCACGCTCGTACGCCGTGGCCTGGTCATCGTTGAAGACGCACCACTCGCATTCCATCTCGGCGGCGTGCACGCAGAAGGCAAGAAACACGCGCACGAACATGCATTGAATGAAACGCAGATGGAAGCCCTCGCCTCCATCGCAGCATCGCTGGTGGAATCCAGCTTCAAGCCACATCTGCTCTACGGCGTTACCGGCAGCGGCAAAACAGCGGTGTATTTCGCAGCCATGCAACGAGTCCTTGCCGCTGGCAAAGCCGCATTATTGCTGGTGCCTGAAATTGGACTCACGCCTGCGATGGCCGGGCAAATGTACGCAGCCTTCGGCGATGAAGTGGCCCTGCTGCACTCGCAGCTTTCACCGGACGAGCGCGCCGAACAGTGGCACCGCATCCGCCGTGGCCAGGCGCGCGTCGTTGTCGGCACGCGGTCGGCAGTCTTTGCGCCTGTGCCATCGCTCGGCGTCATCATCGTCGACGAAGAGCACGACTCCAGCTACAAGCAGGAAGAAACACCGCGCTATCACGGTCGCGACGTCGCCGTGATGCGCGCCAAGCTGCTCGACATCCCCGTCATTCTCGGCTCAGCAACACCCTCACTCGAAAGCTGGAACAACGCGCAGACAGGCCGTTACACCCTGCTGAAGATGGAGCAGCGCGTAGCTAACCGCCCCTTGCCAGAGGTCGAACTCGTCGACATGCGCGCGGAGTTCCAGCAAACCGGAGCGGAACATCTCTTCAGCCGCCGCCTCATCGAAGAGACACAGGCCACGCTCGACCGTGGCGAACAGGCCATCATCCTGCTCAATCGCCGAGGCTACAGTTACGTGGTCCTCTGCCGTTCCTGCGGCGAAAAGATCGAGTGCGAAAACTGCGCCATCGCCATGACGTTTCACAAGCCGGTGCATGGCAGCGACCTGCACGCAGAACCGGGTGAACGCCTCGAATGCCACTACTGCGGCTACCGTCGCAACGTGCCGAAGACCTGCCCCAAGTGCTCCAGCGAACACCTCTACTACATGGGCGCAGGGTCGCAGCAGGGCGAAGAACGCCTGCAGGAAATCTTTCCCTCCGCACGCATCGGCCGCATGGACCGCGACACGGTGCGCGGACGCGGCGACATGGAGCGCCTCCTCCAGCGCCTCCACTCCGGCGAGATCAATCTCCTCGTCGGCACCCAGATGATCGCCAAGGGGCACGACATTCACGGCGTCACCACGGTCGGCGTCGTCGGCTGCGACCACGCGCTCGGCATGCCGGACTTCCGCGCAGCAGAACGTGTCTTCCAGTTGCTCACGCAGGTCAGCGGACGCGCCGGTCGAGGCGAAAAACCAGGCCGCGTCCTGGTGCAGAGCTACCACGTGGATCACTACGCTGTCCGTTGCGCCGCCGCCCACGACTATGAAGGCTTCGTGCGCCGCGAAATGCAGTTCCGCCGCCCGTTCTTCTACCCACCCTTCGGCGTGTTGACCAACGTGCTGATCCAGTCGCAGGACATGGGCGAAGCCATGCGGTGGAGTGGGGAACTGGGCCGCTGGTTCCATACGGCATCCGTGCCGGGCGTACGTATGCTTGGCCCTGCGGCAGCGCCGGTTTCACGCCTGAAGCGGATCTACCGTTACCATCTGCTGCTGAAGGCGCAAAAGCGCAGCGACCTGCAGGCAGGTCTACGCAATATGTTGCGTCACGCGGAACGCAAGGGTATCCCGCGCAACGCCATCATTGTGGATGTCGATGCGATTAGCTTGATGTGA